CCGGTCTGCGGGATGTCTTTGCCGCCGTCAGGGGTGGTGACATCGTCAGCCGCATCGTCGTCATCCTCATCGTCAGCGTTGATCGCTTCGATGTCGAGCTCAGTGTCGGAGAGGACGTAGGTGCCCAGGACGCGGGTCTTCATGGACCAGCCAGGGATCTCTTCGTCATCTTCGGAGA
Above is a window of Anaerotruncus rubiinfantis DNA encoding:
- a CDS encoding LPXTG cell wall anchor domain-containing protein, with amino-acid sequence MKTRVLGTYVLSDTELDIEAINADDEDDDDAADDVTTPDGGKDIPQTGSSDMVNVAVVAAVVSLAAAGAVAFRKVK